NNNNNNNNNNNNNNNNNNNNNNNNNNNNNNNNNNNNNNNNNNNNNNNNNNNNNNNNNNNNNNNNNNNNNNNNNNNNNNNNNNNNNNNNNNNNNNNNNNNNNNNNNNNNNNNNNNNNNNNNNNNNNNNNNNNNNNNNNNNNNNNNNNNNNNNNNNNNNNNNNNNNNNNNNNNNNNNNNNNNNNNNNNNNNNNNNNNNNNNNNNNNNNNNNNNNNNNNNNNNNNNNNNNNNNNNNNNNNNNNNNNNNNNNNNNNNNNNNNNNNNNNNNNNNNNNNNNNNNNNNNNNNNNNNNNNNNNNNNNNNNNNNNNNNNNNNNNNNNNNNNNNNNNNNNNNNNNNNNNNNNNNNNNNNNNNNNNNNNNNNNNNNNNNNNNNNNNNNNNNNNNNNNNNNNNNNNNNNNNNNNNNNNNNNNNNNNNNNNNNNNNNNNNNNNNNNNNNNNNNNNNNNNNNNNNNNNNNNNNNNNNNNNNNNNNNNNNNNNNNNNNNNNNNNNNNNNNNNNNNNNNNNNNNNNNNNNNNNNNNNNNNNNNNNNNNNNNNNNNNNNNNNNNNNNNNNNNNNNNNNNNNNNNNNNNNNNNNNNNNNNNNNNNNNNNNNNNNNNNNNNNNNNNNNNNNNNNNNNNNNNNNNNNNNNNNNNNNNNNNNNNNNNNNNNNNNNNNNNNNNNNNNNNNNNNNNNNNNNNNNNNNNNNNNNNNNNNNNNNNNNNNNNNNNNNNNNNNNNNNNNNNNNNNNNNNNNNNNNNNNNNNNNNNNNNNNNNNNNNNNNNNNNNNNNNNNNNNNNNNNNNNNNNNNNNNNTGCAGAAATTCTGTTGTGGAGTGGTTACAGTTGTCATTGATAATTCTAATCACAGATTAGCTTATGTTGAAACTTGTTTTGTCTTGAAGCACACAATCTAAACTACTTGTTTGTGGATCACTGGAATCCGTTTTTCTGTAAGTTGATCTTACTGTATTGTTCCCTTTTACTGGCTCAAGAACCTTCATTCAGACCCTCCTTTTCATTCATGTTCATCCTATTTCGATTTGTTTGCATCGGATCCAATTTTACAAACTGTTACATTTTATTGAAAACTGAGGGTTGAAACATTGTGACTATTAAAGCATGATTACAATGTCAAATATGTATATGCACTGATAGCATTAGCATGTTAGTTCCATGAAGACAGAGTAAATGGAGCAGTGTATCCTTTGAGATTTACAAGTGCTCATCAGATTTCAGGCTATACTATTAGCATCTTATTCTGTGTAGCGTCTAAATTTGACATTGACGTGGTAATTATGATATAGAGTTATTTTCCGCAAAATTCTCTGGTGTTTTAGGGGGTCCTAAGTTATTTCCAGAATAATTTCTCTCAGGTTTCAAGAAACAGATAAGTAGAGCATTATAGAGTACAAATAATGCAATAAGGTGTAAAAGATATATGATGGACTGCAAACAACCCTATTTTCCCAACATGTGCTTAAGTAAGGCAAAAATCTTAGACAAATTCAACAACTTCCAATAGAAATCATCACATCTAGATGCCAGAATTAGTTGTAAGTTATTTAGTTAACAGCTAATTAGTGGATTTGGTTCCCCTGCGATCCATTACACTTTCTCTCCATTCCGTCAAGTATACGTTCAAATGAGAGATATTCgtcttatttaaaatttaaaagtcaaaattatattatattatacggaaaagggtcaaaattgcccctgaactatgagatatagaccacttataccctccgtTACATTTTAGGATAAAAATTGCCCCTACCGTTATTCTAAGAGACCACAATTACCCTTAGGACTTAACAGAAGTGATTTGGCAAGCCACATGGCACTAATTCCGCCACATAGGCTTGCCAACTAGGATACCCACTAATTTTTTTGACCCAATTAATAATTCAACCCTAACCCATTTTTATTAGACCCACCCACTAAATTTAGGAGGGAAACGTCACATTTTTCACCTCATTCCATTTTCATTATTCAATTCACCAAGGAGAATTTTTTGAAGAACATATTtcacttgaagaatcttttctTCTGGAAAGGTAAATTCTCTTCTATTTCAGTATGTAACTGATTTTTTGTTTACTTGCAGTAGaatttcaaacatttttcaTAGTTGTATTTTGAAGTTAGGGTTTATATGCAAAATTGGTTTGCCAATAttttagtatatattgatgtatATTCTGATGATTCTTCATATTTGAgataaaatactatttttcctttaattttacaTGTGTTGGGATTTGATCTGTTAAGAGGAGTTAAagtcttgtatgtcttttatctTGTTTTGAGGTCCCTTCTTGTTGTTTTTGTGTTGGTATTGATAGATATTTAGGCtactttcaaaaaatttaagatttttattcTCGAATCTGAATGTGTGGTCCCAATCTAAGTATTGTTTAATCcctttttttggtgtttttttaCTGCTAAGTCACTTGCTttgtttttatatgttataaaaGTCACTTTATTCTTGTTAGAAGCTTTTTTCTTGTTAGAagcttttttcttatttatatgtgTTTAGTTTATTAATGTGGGGTcctatatatttatgttttgctattttttttgcaaaaaattcaATATGGAAGATATGAATGTTGATCTTTTATTTCACCATGGAGGTAAATGGACTTTAAAACCTCACCTACTATATGATGAGAGGTATGTTCATTCTTTGAGGGCCTTTAATTCCAATCACCTAAATTTGATTGACATAAAAGAGGTGTTTGAAAATAACTTGGATTTTGTATTAGTTAAACAAGTACTTGTGAAAGGACCTTTTGGAAATTTGTTTTTGGTTCAAGATTCTGATGGAATTAGGATACTTCAGGAGTTAATAACTGAAGCGTTTAGGGTAGTTCATGTATTTGTtgttgatgataatgaagaaaTTGTTTTTGCCCCTAACATTATCAATCATAGTGAAACCTATCATGTTCAGTGTGAGTATGGGACTGACGCCGAGTCAGAAAGTGATGATGGTTTGGTTGATCCTACTTCAGATGGTGAGTATGACTTTGATGAATTAGATCTCATTagatgcaaaaaaaaaaggaagtcaATGCTAATCTAAGTCATTACAAAGACCTGTTTCTTAATATGACCTTTAAGAACTTAGATGATGCTAGGAAAACTTGTAATTTATATGCCCTGGCGACTAAAAAACCTTTGAAAGTTGCAAAAAGTGATCGAAAAAGATTAAGATACAGATGCATAGAGGGCTGTCCATTTGCAATTCTTGTTTCACTTGATGGTAAAGGTCCAGGATATAAACTTAAGACTTTTAAGCAAGAACACAACTGTGAAAAGGCATTACACAATCCTAGAGCTACCACAAACACTTTATCCCATTATTTCAAAAGCAAAGTTCAGAATAATCCCAAGTATGCGCTGAAGGATATGAAACAAGACTTGATGGATAATTTCAACTTAAACACTAATGATTCAAAGTTGAAAAGGGCCAAGAGAATGGCCCTTCAAAAAATGCAAGGCAGTTTTTTGGATGAATACAACAGATTGGAGGTGTATGCAAATGAGATTAGAATGACTAATCCCGGTAGTGATGTGGTGATCAACTTATCAAAAGATGCAATGGtacaaggaaaaagaaaatttctcAGAATGTACATATGTTTTAATGCAATGAAGGTTGGATGGAAAGAAGGATTAAGACCATTCATAGGACTTGATGGGACCTTTTTAAAGGGCCAATGCAAGGGGCAATTACTGGTGGCTATGGCACAAGACTACGATAACTCTTTCTATCCATTGGCGTGGGCTGTAGTGGATAAGGAGACCACTACGACATGGACATGGTTCTTACAGTTGTTGGAGAAGTCATTGAATCTGAAGAATGGTGATAGCATCACATTTATGTCTGACATGCAGAGGTAAGTAGTAATTTGTGTTTATGTAACCTAATAATATACAGTTTTTTATAAGTACTAATTGGTTTGACATGTACAGGGATTACTGAATGTAGTGGAAAATGTCCTTCCATTATCAAACCATAGGTACTATTAAGATGCTTTTAAGTGCTATCTTGGTTTTGCTAACTAACATGAACTTCTAATTATTTATAGATATTGTGTAAGACATGTTGAGGCCAATTGGATGAAGAGATTTAGGACCGGAGAGATGAAGAAACTTATGTGGTGGGCTGCTTGGTGTATTTATGAAGAAGATTTTAAGGACCAATTGAATGCTCTTGGTGCATTATCAGAGGAAGCTGCTAAAGATTTGGTCAAGTTTTCACCATAAAAATGGTGCAGAACATATTTTGATACTGTGTGCAAAAATCAGATGGTAGATAATAATTTCACTGaatccttcaactcttggatCTTGGTACCTAGAGGCAAGCCTATCTTGAAGATGCTTGAAGAGATTAGAGTCAAAATAATGAACAGGttgagaaagaaggaaaaagaggCAGAAACATGGAACATTCATTCCAAACACAGTCCTAAGTGTATAGAATTGTTCATTGCCTACAGTAAGATTGCCAACTTATGCAAGCTTGAGTTTAATGGGGACCTTGGGTTTGAAGTGTCTGAGGGTGAAGATAGGCACATAGTGAATATTGTGGAGAAGAAGTGCAGTTGCAGATAAATAGATTAATTGAGACTATTATGTAACTGTGATTATGTAATATTCACACGAACTAATTATTGCTTTTCATTTTAGGTCTTGGCAGTTGACTGGCATCCCATGCCCTCATGCCATCAAGGCATTGcggtaacgactcggaaaaaaaatgattggtTAAGCAGgagcctatgactttgtgttgactttataatgaggttctatgagggatttttatgtaatttcgttttaattatgttacatccgacaatttagaatgaatatgaagaagcttgaaattggaagtagtcacttttggaaaaaagttcagaatctggaaatttggttaagtgtgggaaatcagtgagtttttggccaactttgagcagtcataactcctagctcaggaagATCCaagagtagttccagttatgtttggaaagcccttggaacgatctttccaacgccaccgagtttgctc
This genomic stretch from Solanum stenotomum isolate F172 chromosome 10, ASM1918654v1, whole genome shotgun sequence harbors:
- the LOC125843004 gene encoding uncharacterized protein LOC125843004 — its product is MEDMNVDLLFHHGGKWTLKPHLLYDERYVHSLRAFNSNHLNLIDIKEVFENNLDFVLVKQVLVKGPFGNLFLVQDSDGIRILQELITEAFRVVHVFVVDDNEEIVFAPNIINHSETYHVQCEYGTDAESESDDGLVDPTSDDDARKTCNLYALATKKPLKVAKSDRKRLRYRCIEGCPFAILVSLDGKGPGYKLKTFKQEHNCEKALHNPRATTNTLSHYFKSKVQNNPKYALKDMKQDLMDNFNLNTNDSKLKRAKRMALQKMQGSFLDEYNRLEVYANEIRMTNPGSDVVINLSKDAMVQGKRKFLRMYICFNAMKVGWKEGLRPFIGLDGTFLKGQCKGQLLVAMAQDYDNSFYPLAWAVVDKETTTTWTWFLQLLEKSLNLKNGDSITFMSDMQRYCVRHVEANWMKRFRTGEMKKLMWWAAWCIYEEDFKDQLNALGALSEEAAKDLMVDNNFTESFNSWILVPRGKPILKMLEEIRVKIMNRLRKKEKEAETWNIHSKHSPKCIELFIAYSKIANLCKLEFNGDLGFEVSEGEDRHIVNIVEKKCSCR